In one Vanessa tameamea isolate UH-Manoa-2023 chromosome 10, ilVanTame1 primary haplotype, whole genome shotgun sequence genomic region, the following are encoded:
- the LOC113404746 gene encoding histidine-rich glycoprotein-like, protein MRSLILCGVVLAALTYVSCREVSREKRDTDLEEAASHHGGKWDKGGGHEHHEHHHHDHGDKGHKGYKGHHHHEHGKKGHHHHEGHKGHHDEHGGHKKHHHHDDGHHHEHHHGEKGHKGHGHHEEGHYHKGHSTKGHHGVHKHDEFKKEKHFHDHHHDGGHHEHHGGHHEEHGHKKGGGFHKGHKHGGHHHHEHGKKGHHEKGGHHHDHKGHHGEDGHHEHHHHHHDHGKKGGHEDHKHWGYKKGHK, encoded by the coding sequence ATgagaagtttaattttatgtggtGTCGTATTAGCGGCGCTGACTTATGTCAGCTGCCGTGAAGTGTCACGAGAAAAGCGCGACACTGACTTAGAAGAAGCCGCCAGCCATCATGGTGGAAAATGGGACAAAGGTGGAGGCCATGAGCATCATGAGCATCACCATCATGATCACGGTGATAAGGGGCACAAAGGTTACAAgggtcatcatcatcatgaacACGGCAAAAAGGGCCATCACCACCACGAAGGACACAAAGGTCATCACGATGAGCACGGTGGACACAAGAAGCACCATCATCATGATGACGGTCATCATCATGAGCACCATCATGGTGAAAAGGGACACAAGGGTCACGGTCACCACGAAGAAGGACATTATCATAAGGGACATTCAACTAAGGGTCATCATGGTGTACACAAGCATGATGAATTCAAAAAGGAAAAACACTTCCACGATCACCATCACGACGGCGGACACCACGAGCACCATGGCGGACATCACGAAGAACATGGACACAAGAAGGGCGGCGGTTTCCACAAAGGACATAAGCACGGTGGACACCATCATCACGAGCACGGCAAGAAAGGTCACCATGAGAAGGGAGGACACCATCACGATCACAAGGGTCATCACGGTGAAGATGGTCATCAtgagcatcatcatcatcatcatgaccATGGAAAGAAGGGCGGTCATGAGGACCACAAGCACTGGGGTTACAAGAAGGGACACAAATAA
- the LOC113398337 gene encoding histidine-rich glycoprotein-like, translating into MRLVFLLGLIVIVVVAEARRIPSKKNEQLQEKEELADQADAATEHKKEESKNHEFKKGGGKSHNAHHHDEHGEKGHKGYKGHHHHEEGKKGHHDKEHHKGEYDDHGAHKKEHHHEDGHYDEHHKGAKGEKGHKYEEKGHYNKGHSTKGHHEIHKLDEFKKDKHFFDEDGDSGHEEKHGGYHEEHGHKKGGHFKKGHHHGGHHEHEHGEKGHHEKGGHHHEHKGHKTSDGHDEHHHHHHDHAKKGGHEHHKKHGYKKGH; encoded by the coding sequence ATGAGGTTAGTATTTTTGTTAGGTTTAATTGTGATAGTTGTCGTGGCAGAAGCGCGTCGAATTCCTTCGAAAAAAAATGAACAACTTCAGGAGAAAGAAGAATTAGCTGATCAAGCAGATGCGGCGACGGAACATAAAAAGGAAGAAAGCAAAAATCATGAATTTAAAAAGGGCGGCGGAAAAAGCCATAATGCACATCACCATGATGAACATGGAGAAAAAGGTCATAAAGGTTATAAAGGTCATCATCATCACGAAGAAGGAAAAAAAGGTCACCATGATAAGGAACACCACAAAGGTGAGTACGATGATCATGGTGCTCATAAAAAAGAACATCATCACGAGGATGGTCATTATGACGAGCATCATAAAGGGGCTAAAGGAGAAAAAGGGCATAAATACGAGGAAAAAGGACATTATAATAAAGGACATTCGACAAAGGGACACCACGAAATACACAAACTTGATGAGTTTAAGAAAGATAAACACTTCTTTGATGAGGACGGTGATTCTGGCCACGAGGAGAAACATGGAGGTTATCACGAAGAACATGGTCATAAAAAAGGCGGGCATTTCAAGAAAGGTCACCATCACGGCGGGCATCATGAACATGAACACGGCGAAAAGGGTCATCATGAGAAGGGTGGACATCATCATGAGCACAAAGGACACAAGACTTCCGATGGTCACGATGaacaccatcatcatcatcacgaCCATGCCAAGAAAGGTGGACATGAACATCACAAGAAACATGGTTATAAAAAAggtcattaa
- the LOC113404485 gene encoding histidine-rich glycoprotein-like: MKGVLLLGCFAALVLITSARTLEENDKADLESAATHHHEKGGGKEHHGHHHHEHGEKGHKGYKGHHHHEHGKKGHHDHGGHKEHHEGHGGHKKHHHHEDGHHHKHHHGEKGEKGHGFEEKGHYHKGHSTKGHHGVHKLDEFKKDKHFHHKHGESGFEEGHGGHHHEHGHKKGGHFHKGHEHHGHHEHHHGKKGHHEKGGHHHDHKGHHDEGGHHEHHHHHSGFGKKEGHDDHKHWGFKKGH, from the coding sequence ATGAAGGGGGTTCTCTTACTGGGCTGTTTTGCAGCGCTTGTTCTTATTACAAGTGCACGAACCCTTGAGGAAAACGATAAAGCTGATCTTGAATCAGCAGCGACCCATCATCACGAAAAAGGTGGTGGCAAGGAACATCATGGCCATCATCATCATGAGCATGGTGAAAAGGGCCATAAAGGCTACAAAGGGCACCACCATCATGAACATGGCAAAAAGGGACACCATGACCATGGCGGCCACAAAGAACATCATGAAGGTCACGGAGGCCATAAGAAACACCATCACCACGAGGACGGTCACCACCACAAACACCACCACGGCGAAAAAGGTGAAAAGGGACACGGATTTGAAGAAAAGGGACATTACCATAAAGGGCACTCTACCAAAGGACACCACGGTGTTCATAAATTAGATGAGTTTAAGAAGGATAAGCACTTCCATCACAAACATGGAGAATCAGGTTTCGAAGAAGGTCACGGTGGCCACCATCATGAACACGGTCACAAGAAAGGTGGTCACTTCCACAAGGGACACGAGCACCATGGTCATCACGAGCACCACCATGGCAAAAAGGGACATCATGAAAAGGGCGGCCACCATCACGACCATAAGGGCCACCACGATGAAGGTGGCCACCACGAACACCACCACCACCACAGTGGATTCGGCAAGAAAGAAGGTCACGATGATCATAAGCACTGGGGTTTCAAGAAGGGCCATTAA